One window of Chamaesiphon minutus PCC 6605 genomic DNA carries:
- a CDS encoding glycoside hydrolase family 10 protein, whose protein sequence is MLKAVWLTNIDSQVMNSRKNLAEGMQRLADLGFNTIYPVVWQRGYTIHPSEVAKQWTGAAILPNSPFVGRDVLTEIIELARPLKMRVIPWFEYGLMVPPNSTIARRHKELLTLDINDNPQRVQGANGELDPNVWLNPCHYRVRKFMVDLITEVVRKYPVAGIQLDDHFCFPQELGYDKFTQLSFQQHNLGEMAPIEHDSEIWIEWGAERLTELLQQIVSSVKSVRRDCIVSISPNPLRFSRSRYLADWQRWQELGLMDELVLQVYRDRLEAFELELSKPEVQTARAKIPTSIGILAGLRTRPISSQIIKEQVAAVYAQQFSGLACFFYETLFHEQLVPNPVSRSRSQLSDIFTLSQPL, encoded by the coding sequence ATGTTAAAAGCTGTTTGGTTGACTAACATCGATAGTCAAGTGATGAACTCCCGCAAAAATCTGGCGGAAGGAATGCAGCGATTAGCAGATCTGGGCTTTAATACAATTTATCCAGTAGTTTGGCAACGGGGTTATACTATCCATCCGAGTGAAGTTGCCAAGCAATGGACTGGAGCTGCGATATTACCTAATAGTCCATTTGTCGGGCGGGATGTATTGACAGAAATTATTGAATTAGCTCGCCCGTTAAAAATGCGAGTTATTCCCTGGTTTGAATATGGATTGATGGTGCCGCCAAATTCTACGATCGCGCGCAGACACAAAGAGTTATTAACTCTCGATATCAATGACAATCCCCAACGAGTTCAAGGGGCAAATGGTGAATTAGATCCGAATGTTTGGTTGAATCCCTGTCATTACCGCGTTCGTAAATTTATGGTAGATTTAATTACCGAAGTTGTCAGAAAATATCCAGTTGCAGGAATTCAACTAGACGACCACTTTTGCTTTCCCCAAGAGCTAGGTTACGATAAATTCACTCAACTCTCGTTTCAACAACATAACCTTGGCGAAATGGCCCCGATCGAGCACGATAGTGAAATCTGGATCGAATGGGGGGCGGAGCGTTTAACAGAATTGTTACAACAGATTGTCAGCAGTGTGAAATCGGTGCGGCGCGATTGTATTGTATCGATTTCACCAAATCCACTTAGGTTTTCTCGCTCTCGCTATTTAGCCGACTGGCAAAGGTGGCAAGAATTGGGATTGATGGATGAATTAGTATTACAAGTTTATCGCGACAGGTTGGAAGCATTTGAACTCGAATTGAGTAAACCAGAAGTTCAAACTGCTCGCGCTAAAATTCCTACTTCGATCGGGATTTTGGCAGGATTGAGAACGCGACCGATTTCTAGCCAAATTATCAAAGAGCAAGTAGCAGCAGTCTATGCCCAACAATTTAGCGGATTAGCGTGCTTTTTCTATGAAACTTTATTTCACGAACAGCTTGTTCCCAATCCGGTGAGTAGGAGTCGATCGCAACTCTCCGATATTTTCACCCTATCTCAACCGTTATAA
- the apcB gene encoding allophycocyanin subunit beta: MRDAVTNLIKTYDITGRYLDRNAIDSLKSYFETGTARIAAAGVINANAALIVKKAASQLFEELPELIRAGGNAYTTRRYAACLRDMDYYLRYASYAIVAGDTNVLDERVLQGLRETYNSLGVPIAPTVRGVQIMKDLVKDLLATSGVADTSCVDAPFDHMTREISERDL, from the coding sequence ATGCGGGATGCTGTAACAAATCTCATTAAAACTTACGATATAACAGGTCGTTATTTAGACCGGAATGCCATCGATAGCTTAAAATCCTATTTCGAGACTGGCACGGCGAGAATTGCTGCGGCGGGCGTAATCAACGCCAATGCAGCCTTAATCGTCAAGAAAGCGGCTTCGCAGTTATTTGAAGAATTACCAGAATTGATCCGTGCTGGTGGGAATGCATACACCACTAGACGTTATGCTGCTTGTCTGCGGGATATGGATTACTATCTTCGGTATGCTAGTTACGCGATCGTGGCTGGAGACACCAATGTTTTAGATGAGCGAGTCCTTCAAGGCTTGCGGGAGACTTACAACTCTCTAGGCGTTCCGATCGCTCCGACAGTGCGTGGGGTTCAAATCATGAAGGATTTGGTTAAGGATCTGCTCGCTACCTCTGGTGTCGCCGATACTAGTTGTGTAGATGCACCATTCGACCATATGACTCGTGAGATCAGCGAACGAGATCTCTAA
- a CDS encoding TlyA family RNA methyltransferase, with product MKKQRLDLLLIERNLCESRQLAQRWIQAGEVRVNGEIVDKAGAAILLTATVEVKARARFVSRGGEKLAKALKTFAIATLDRICLDGGISTGGFTDCLLQAGAKQVYGIDVGYGQVDWKLRTDERVTLRERTNIRHLTPAELYGEPVEGVYPVPLPDLGVVDVSFISLNKILPALALLLAPPKELVLLVKPQFEVGKGSIGKNGVVRDLAAQAGAIAGVLATAQDLGWYYRGLTWSPLVGPAGNIEYLLWLNTNGDEPVTVPDVSEIRSMTESARQALN from the coding sequence TTGAAAAAACAACGTCTGGATTTACTGCTAATAGAACGAAACCTATGCGAATCTCGTCAATTGGCACAACGCTGGATTCAAGCGGGAGAAGTTCGAGTCAACGGCGAGATTGTAGATAAAGCTGGTGCGGCAATTTTACTTACAGCGACAGTCGAAGTCAAAGCCAGAGCAAGATTTGTCTCGCGTGGTGGTGAAAAACTAGCCAAAGCTCTCAAAACATTTGCAATTGCCACACTCGATCGCATTTGCCTCGATGGCGGTATTTCTACAGGTGGTTTCACCGATTGTTTATTGCAAGCAGGTGCCAAACAAGTCTACGGCATCGATGTTGGCTACGGACAAGTAGACTGGAAACTGCGGACAGACGAGCGAGTAACTTTACGCGAGCGCACGAATATTCGGCATTTGACACCCGCCGAACTTTATGGCGAGCCAGTCGAGGGTGTTTATCCAGTACCTCTCCCTGACTTAGGAGTCGTCGATGTTTCGTTTATTTCGCTAAATAAAATTTTACCAGCATTAGCCTTGTTACTGGCACCGCCAAAAGAACTCGTATTGCTAGTTAAACCGCAATTTGAGGTGGGTAAAGGCTCGATCGGTAAGAATGGAGTAGTCAGAGATTTAGCAGCGCAAGCCGGGGCAATTGCTGGGGTATTAGCAACCGCGCAAGATTTAGGCTGGTACTATCGCGGCTTAACCTGGTCGCCACTAGTCGGCCCCGCCGGAAATATTGAGTATTTATTGTGGTTAAATACAAATGGTGATGAACCAGTCACGGTACCAGATGTAAGCGAAATTCGATCCATGACCGAATCCGCACGACAGGCATTGAATTAG
- a CDS encoding alr0857 family protein codes for MLKLIYTETDLHLELLDSDIEDWVEQRLIFATSIGQTLYVTSEKAAFLLPDLVCEATAIGFYLDQQQENTVTVNRCDLDRVEIGLSGYWLATDVDSSEGIFVSQLTERVELYLWQLWCSANSRSVASDGVVW; via the coding sequence ATGTTGAAATTGATATATACAGAAACAGATTTACATCTAGAGCTGCTCGATTCTGACATTGAGGATTGGGTAGAGCAACGGCTAATCTTCGCCACTAGTATCGGTCAAACGCTGTACGTTACCTCAGAAAAAGCTGCTTTTCTACTACCAGATCTGGTTTGTGAAGCTACGGCGATCGGTTTTTATCTCGATCAACAACAAGAAAACACTGTAACCGTCAATCGGTGCGATCTCGATCGAGTAGAAATCGGACTCAGTGGCTATTGGCTGGCGACTGATGTAGATAGTTCCGAAGGGATCTTTGTCTCGCAATTGACCGAGCGAGTAGAGTTGTATTTGTGGCAATTGTGGTGCAGTGCCAATAGCCGATCGGTTGCTAGTGATGGAGTGGTCTGGTAG
- a CDS encoding DUF2605 domain-containing protein produces MSKSQPSEQELLQSILQPLLVDFDYWFGRSKELLERERIAFMSPSAQSELLARVERAQQEVSVAKMLFQAVGGQAGIEASQMVGWHQIVTECWHVSMQLRQSEQSKIEE; encoded by the coding sequence ATGTCTAAGTCGCAACCGTCAGAGCAAGAATTGCTCCAAAGTATCCTCCAACCCTTGCTTGTAGACTTTGATTACTGGTTTGGTCGATCGAAAGAATTGTTAGAACGGGAACGCATTGCTTTTATGAGTCCCAGTGCCCAATCCGAGCTATTGGCTAGAGTAGAACGCGCCCAACAAGAGGTCAGCGTTGCTAAAATGTTATTCCAAGCCGTGGGCGGACAAGCAGGGATCGAAGCCAGTCAAATGGTGGGTTGGCATCAAATCGTCACTGAGTGTTGGCATGTTTCGATGCAGTTAAGACAGTCGGAACAGTCTAAGATAGAAGAGTAA
- a CDS encoding gamma carbonic anhydrase family protein, with protein MKSPHNPNLPTFWPPVDVSAAAFVAANATVMGRVSIASGASIWYGAVVRGDVERIEIGTYTNIQDGAIVHGDPGQPTTIESYVTVGHRAVIHSAYVETGCLIGIGAIVLDGVRVGSGSIIGAGCVVTKDVPPRSLMVGVPAKCLRQIDDAEADGLILHAKKYAQLALIHAGSGTDLGFK; from the coding sequence ATGAAATCCCCTCACAACCCAAACTTACCCACCTTCTGGCCGCCTGTAGATGTCTCTGCAGCAGCATTTGTCGCAGCGAACGCCACCGTCATGGGACGAGTCTCGATCGCATCTGGTGCGAGTATCTGGTATGGTGCGGTAGTACGCGGTGATGTCGAGCGGATCGAGATCGGTACTTACACTAACATCCAAGATGGTGCGATCGTGCATGGCGATCCCGGACAACCTACTACTATAGAGAGTTACGTCACAGTCGGACACCGCGCTGTCATTCATTCAGCTTATGTCGAAACAGGCTGCCTAATTGGGATTGGCGCGATTGTTTTAGATGGCGTCCGCGTTGGCAGTGGTAGCATTATTGGTGCGGGTTGTGTGGTGACAAAAGATGTCCCGCCACGTTCGTTAATGGTGGGAGTGCCTGCTAAATGTCTACGCCAAATCGACGATGCCGAAGCAGATGGGTTGATTCTCCACGCGAAGAAGTACGCGCAATTAGCTTTGATCCATGCGGGTAGCGGCACAGATTTAGGCTTTAAGTAA
- a CDS encoding DeoR/GlpR family DNA-binding transcription regulator, whose protein sequence is MLTAERRQFILEILRRDKKVLSSELSAVLKVSEDTIRRDLRELAESGLLQRVHGGALMAAPVTASYTERQMQAPQEKEAIARAAAQLIRPGQVAILDGGTTTLQVARQLPLDLAATIVTNSPPIAIALAEHPYIEVMMLGGQLYKKALVNIGAATIEALGMIRADLCLLGVCSLHPEIGISVQNLDEAYIKRAMIARSAEVVGLATAAKLDTAATYVVGSIQALTYLVTAPTVTTAQSIAYQNLGVTLIRHDR, encoded by the coding sequence ATGCTAACAGCCGAGCGCAGACAATTCATTCTCGAAATTCTCCGCCGCGACAAGAAAGTGCTGTCCTCAGAACTAAGTGCCGTGCTCAAGGTATCTGAAGACACAATTCGACGTGACTTGCGCGAACTAGCCGAATCTGGACTCTTACAGCGCGTCCATGGCGGTGCCTTAATGGCCGCTCCAGTCACTGCTAGCTATACCGAGCGGCAAATGCAAGCCCCGCAAGAAAAAGAAGCGATCGCGCGCGCGGCGGCACAATTAATTCGACCCGGACAAGTGGCGATTTTGGATGGTGGGACGACTACACTTCAGGTTGCGCGTCAGCTACCCTTAGATTTAGCCGCCACGATCGTCACAAATAGTCCACCGATTGCGATCGCCCTAGCCGAACATCCCTATATTGAAGTGATGATGCTGGGCGGACAATTGTATAAAAAAGCGTTAGTAAATATCGGCGCAGCCACGATCGAAGCTTTGGGAATGATTCGCGCCGATTTATGTTTGCTGGGGGTTTGTAGTCTGCATCCAGAGATCGGGATTAGCGTGCAAAATTTGGATGAGGCTTATATCAAACGCGCGATGATTGCTAGATCTGCCGAGGTAGTTGGCTTGGCAACTGCCGCCAAATTAGATACTGCGGCTACTTATGTGGTGGGTTCGATTCAGGCACTAACTTATTTAGTTACCGCACCAACGGTAACAACCGCACAATCGATCGCTTATCAGAATTTAGGTGTAACGCTGATTCGGCACGATCGATAG
- a CDS encoding transketolase C-terminal domain-containing protein, whose product MTKFPIDLSAYKRISLDVSNPTLTNEQKTSLKDNIQLCRDAIVFFTATGAARGVGGHTGGPFDTVPEVMILDALFRGAADKYVPIFFDEAGHRVATQYLMSTLNGDLPAERLMEYRAAHSHLPGHPELGFTPGVKFSSGRLGHMWPYVNGVAMANPNKIAFCLGSDGSQQEGNDAEAARLAVAQNLNVKLIIDDNDVTIAGHPSKYLVGTTVAKTLVGHGLQILEGNGEDIDDLYARICKAVNTAGPIAIINHRPMCPGIVGLEGQTHGHDVISVKLAIEYLESHSQQAAADHLKGIVAPKNTYTFMGSSDKWDANRNVFGDAAVAILGRMSAAERLEKVKVIDSDLEGSCGLKKIHDAYPEVFISSGIMERGNFSAAAGFGMEPGKQGIFGTFSAFLEMCISEITMARLNNSNVLSHFSHSGIDDMADNTCHFGLNNMFADNGLSDGYATNLYFPADPNQMRACLETIFHNPGLRFVFSTRSKVPAILDTNGKDFFGGDYKFVSGKDEVIREGTQGYIVSFGEALYRSLDAVERLKQEGIDIGLINKPTLNSIDEEMMAKIGKSPMVLMVESFNRKTGLGSRFGSQLLERGYKPNYNHLGTHIEGCGGLWEQFPHQGIDPAGIMAAVKKLIG is encoded by the coding sequence ATGACTAAATTTCCGATCGATCTCTCAGCCTACAAACGCATCAGCCTAGATGTCAGCAATCCCACGTTGACAAACGAGCAAAAAACTAGCCTCAAAGATAATATCCAACTCTGTCGCGACGCGATCGTGTTTTTCACGGCGACTGGTGCAGCGCGTGGTGTAGGCGGACACACGGGTGGGCCATTCGATACCGTGCCAGAAGTGATGATTCTCGATGCGCTATTTCGTGGTGCGGCTGATAAATACGTGCCGATTTTCTTCGATGAAGCCGGACACCGCGTTGCAACTCAGTACCTGATGTCTACCCTCAATGGTGATTTACCTGCCGAACGGTTGATGGAATACCGTGCAGCGCATTCTCACTTACCCGGACACCCAGAATTAGGCTTTACTCCTGGTGTAAAATTCAGTTCCGGTCGGTTGGGTCACATGTGGCCCTACGTCAACGGTGTGGCGATGGCAAACCCCAATAAAATCGCCTTCTGCTTAGGTTCCGATGGTTCGCAGCAAGAAGGTAACGACGCTGAAGCCGCACGGTTAGCTGTCGCTCAGAATCTCAATGTCAAACTGATTATCGATGATAACGATGTCACAATCGCGGGTCATCCTTCCAAATATCTCGTCGGTACTACCGTTGCCAAAACCTTAGTCGGTCATGGTTTGCAAATCCTCGAAGGCAATGGCGAAGATATCGATGACTTATATGCACGAATCTGCAAAGCTGTCAATACTGCTGGGCCGATCGCGATTATCAACCATCGCCCCATGTGTCCTGGCATCGTCGGCTTAGAAGGCCAAACCCACGGACACGACGTAATTTCGGTCAAACTGGCGATCGAATATCTCGAATCCCACAGTCAACAAGCCGCAGCCGACCACCTCAAAGGCATCGTCGCACCCAAAAATACTTATACCTTTATGGGTTCGAGCGATAAATGGGATGCCAACCGCAACGTCTTCGGCGATGCGGCTGTCGCCATTCTCGGACGGATGAGCGCAGCCGAGCGGCTCGAAAAAGTCAAGGTCATCGATAGCGACCTCGAAGGCTCCTGCGGTCTGAAAAAGATTCACGATGCCTATCCTGAAGTCTTCATCTCCTCCGGCATCATGGAGCGCGGTAACTTCTCCGCCGCTGCTGGATTCGGCATGGAACCAGGCAAACAAGGTATTTTCGGCACTTTCAGCGCGTTCCTAGAAATGTGTATTTCCGAAATCACGATGGCGCGGTTGAACAATTCCAACGTCCTCAGCCACTTCTCCCACTCTGGGATTGACGATATGGCAGACAACACTTGCCACTTCGGTTTGAACAACATGTTCGCCGACAATGGTTTGAGCGATGGCTATGCCACCAATCTCTACTTCCCCGCCGATCCCAATCAAATGCGCGCCTGTTTGGAAACAATTTTCCACAATCCAGGTTTGCGATTTGTATTCTCGACTCGGTCTAAAGTCCCCGCAATTTTAGATACCAACGGCAAGGATTTCTTCGGCGGCGATTACAAGTTTGTCTCTGGTAAAGATGAAGTAATTCGTGAAGGTACTCAAGGATATATCGTCAGTTTTGGTGAAGCCTTATACCGCTCGTTAGATGCAGTCGAACGCCTCAAACAAGAGGGTATCGATATCGGTCTAATTAATAAGCCAACATTAAACTCGATCGATGAAGAAATGATGGCAAAAATTGGTAAGTCACCAATGGTATTAATGGTCGAATCTTTCAACCGTAAAACTGGTTTAGGCAGTCGCTTCGGTTCGCAGTTATTGGAGCGCGGTTATAAGCCTAATTACAATCACCTCGGTACGCATATCGAGGGTTG
- a CDS encoding DUF2973 domain-containing protein, which translates to MLQIIYLIAFTILAFLAIGNLIRSLIGFSMDASQPRSMTDPNSQGYRYRAGSVPHPELLDDLGNVTTEPLLIMKSISIEDARTRLDALYHNDLPRSAEGEN; encoded by the coding sequence ATGTTACAAATAATTTATCTAATTGCCTTTACCATTTTGGCATTTCTCGCGATCGGCAATCTGATTCGCAGTCTGATTGGGTTTAGCATGGATGCGTCACAACCTAGATCGATGACCGATCCTAATTCTCAAGGTTATCGCTATCGCGCGGGTTCCGTGCCTCACCCCGAATTGCTCGACGATTTGGGCAATGTCACTACCGAACCATTATTAATTATGAAGTCGATTAGTATCGAAGATGCGCGGACGAGACTAGATGCGTTGTATCATAACGATCTGCCTCGTTCGGCTGAGGGTGAGAATTAA
- the upp gene encoding uracil phosphoribosyltransferase, which produces MAIQLRVYVPPHPLIKHWLGMARNVETTPKIMRQTLAELGKWLAYEAIREWLPTIDIQIPTPLTETTATFVHPQTKLAIVPILRAGLTLVEGIQSVLPLESAIYHLGMVRNEETLLPSCYLNKLPDRFDPETRIIIAEPMLATGGTIMQAMAELVSRGIDPAYVRIIAIIAAPPALQKLSEEYPTLSIYAAMIDEHVNEVGFIVPGLGDVGDRAFGT; this is translated from the coding sequence ATGGCAATCCAATTACGCGTCTACGTCCCGCCGCATCCATTAATCAAACACTGGTTAGGAATGGCGCGGAATGTCGAGACTACGCCCAAAATCATGCGTCAAACCTTGGCAGAATTGGGCAAGTGGTTGGCTTATGAAGCGATTAGGGAATGGCTACCGACGATCGATATTCAAATTCCGACACCATTAACTGAAACTACCGCGACATTCGTCCATCCCCAGACTAAACTAGCGATCGTGCCCATTTTGAGAGCGGGACTGACATTAGTTGAAGGGATTCAGTCTGTCTTACCCTTAGAGTCAGCGATTTATCATCTGGGAATGGTACGCAATGAAGAGACATTGCTCCCAAGTTGCTATCTAAATAAATTACCCGATCGCTTCGATCCAGAGACGCGGATTATTATTGCCGAGCCGATGTTAGCAACTGGCGGCACGATAATGCAAGCGATGGCTGAGCTAGTCAGTAGAGGCATCGATCCGGCATACGTGCGGATTATTGCAATTATTGCCGCACCTCCAGCCTTACAAAAGCTGAGTGAGGAGTATCCCACCCTGAGTATTTATGCTGCAATGATTGACGAACATGTCAATGAAGTTGGTTTTATCGTTCCTGGTTTGGGCGATGTTGGCGATCGAGCTTTTGGAACCTAA
- a CDS encoding YihY/virulence factor BrkB family protein: protein MKLRSIWGLLKETVAEWQQDKVEQMAAALAYYTLFSIAPLLVIAVAVAGAVFGQEAARGEMVTQIQGLLGKAGAEVVQTALANTQNPQAGNGIVPSIISTVALLFGASGVFIQLQDSLNAVWNVEPSPQAGVKAIVRKRVFSFAMVITIGFILMVSLVVSAALSALSTFTNQLVPALESFWKLFNLGISLGVFTLLFALIYKYLPDITIAWRDVLVGALFTSILFSVGKELLGLYLGNGSFGSAYGAAGSVVTVLAWIYYSVQIMLFGAEFTQVYTRKYGSHRGRIKHQS from the coding sequence ATGAAGTTGAGAAGCATTTGGGGCTTATTGAAAGAAACTGTCGCGGAGTGGCAACAGGATAAAGTCGAGCAAATGGCGGCGGCGTTGGCGTACTATACATTGTTCTCGATCGCGCCTTTACTGGTGATTGCGGTGGCTGTGGCGGGGGCTGTATTTGGGCAAGAAGCGGCTAGGGGCGAGATGGTGACCCAAATCCAAGGATTGCTGGGCAAAGCAGGTGCAGAGGTGGTACAGACAGCTCTAGCCAATACTCAAAATCCCCAGGCTGGTAATGGCATCGTGCCATCGATTATTAGTACGGTGGCGTTACTATTTGGTGCGTCAGGAGTTTTCATTCAACTCCAAGACTCTTTGAATGCCGTTTGGAATGTCGAACCATCGCCGCAAGCTGGAGTCAAAGCGATCGTTCGCAAGCGCGTATTCTCGTTTGCAATGGTAATTACGATCGGCTTTATTTTGATGGTTTCATTAGTAGTCAGTGCAGCTTTATCAGCATTGAGCACATTTACCAATCAACTAGTACCAGCATTAGAAAGCTTTTGGAAACTGTTCAATCTGGGAATCTCTTTGGGTGTATTTACACTATTGTTTGCGCTAATTTACAAGTATCTTCCCGATATTACTATTGCCTGGAGAGATGTCCTCGTCGGCGCACTTTTTACTTCGATTCTATTTAGTGTGGGCAAGGAATTACTCGGATTATATCTAGGAAATGGGAGTTTTGGTTCGGCTTACGGTGCAGCCGGATCTGTAGTCACGGTTTTGGCTTGGATTTATTATTCGGTGCAAATTATGTTATTTGGAGCAGAGTTTACGCAGGTATACACTAGAAAATATGGTTCTCATCGAGGTAGAATCAAGCATCAAAGTTAG
- the recA gene encoding recombinase RecA: protein MATQITNSPDRQKALNLVLNQIEKSFGKGAIMRLGDAQRMRVETISSGAMTLDIALGGGLPKGRVIEIYGPESSGKTTLALHAISEIQRSGGVAAFVDAEHALDPTYSAALGVDINNLLVSQPDSGEAALEIVDQLVRSAAVDIVVIDSVAALVPRAEIEGDMGDSHMGLQARLMSQALRKITGSISKSGCTVIFINQLRQKIGVTYGSPETTTGGTALKFYASVRLDIRRIQTLKRANEGEYGNRVKVKVAKNKVAPPFRIAEFDIIFGKGISTVGCLVDLAEETGVITRRGAWYSYEGDNLAQGRDNTVKYMEENAEFVTKVQQQVLDKLNTGVAVSANTLKQAEEESEDTDDDDEE from the coding sequence ATGGCAACCCAAATCACAAATAGCCCAGACAGACAGAAAGCCCTGAATTTAGTCCTCAACCAAATCGAAAAGTCTTTTGGGAAAGGGGCGATTATGCGTCTCGGTGATGCCCAGCGGATGCGGGTAGAAACCATATCGAGCGGGGCGATGACCCTAGATATTGCCTTGGGTGGCGGTTTGCCCAAAGGTAGAGTCATCGAGATTTATGGCCCTGAAAGTTCTGGTAAAACCACCCTCGCGTTGCACGCCATCTCAGAAATCCAAAGATCGGGCGGTGTCGCCGCCTTTGTAGATGCCGAACATGCCCTAGATCCAACCTATTCTGCGGCACTAGGCGTAGATATCAACAATCTGCTGGTTTCACAACCCGACTCTGGCGAAGCCGCCTTAGAAATCGTCGATCAACTAGTCCGCTCTGCTGCTGTCGATATCGTCGTGATTGACTCAGTCGCTGCATTGGTACCGCGTGCGGAAATCGAGGGCGATATGGGCGACTCACACATGGGCTTACAAGCCCGTTTGATGAGCCAAGCTTTGCGCAAAATTACTGGTAGTATTTCCAAGTCTGGCTGTACGGTAATTTTTATCAACCAACTCCGTCAAAAAATCGGCGTCACCTACGGTAGTCCCGAAACCACCACTGGCGGTACCGCACTCAAGTTTTATGCCTCGGTACGACTGGATATCCGTCGCATTCAAACCCTCAAACGTGCCAATGAAGGCGAATATGGTAACCGCGTCAAAGTCAAAGTTGCCAAAAATAAAGTCGCACCTCCATTCCGCATTGCTGAGTTCGATATCATCTTTGGTAAGGGTATCTCTACTGTTGGTTGTTTGGTAGATCTCGCCGAAGAAACTGGCGTGATTACCCGTCGTGGTGCTTGGTACAGCTATGAAGGCGACAATCTCGCTCAGGGACGCGACAATACCGTCAAGTACATGGAAGAAAACGCTGAGTTTGTAACCAAAGTCCAGCAGCAAGTATTGGACAAACTCAATACTGGTGTCGCCGTCTCTGCCAATACGCTCAAACAAGCTGAGGAAGAGAGCGAAGATACTGATGATGACGATGAAGAGTAA
- a CDS encoding aldo/keto reductase: MHYRRFGKTNLLLSAFSLGTMRCLADPEIAYQTVRQSVELGINHLETARGYGQSERYLGLALQRQLPVDRARLYITTKLPPTPDRALMAQWIDESLERLQVDYIDCVGIHGINTPEHLDWVANGSYPAIADAIECGKVKHVGFSTHGSLELILAAIETQLFEFINLHYYYFYQRLAPAIELASKYDMGIFIISPADKGGKLYTPPSNLVDLCAPLTPLAFNYRWLLADDRITTLSLGAATPDELYPSLDIADANYPLTADERAIIDRLGRQLQTSLNTDLCSQCYACLPCPAQINIPEVLRLRNLAVAYEMSDYAKYRYQMFENAGHWFPGMKANRCNECGDCLPRCPQELNIPQLLADAHEKLHTRQGRRLWD, from the coding sequence TTGCACTACCGTCGTTTTGGCAAAACTAATCTTTTACTCTCCGCATTCTCTCTGGGGACGATGCGCTGTTTAGCAGATCCAGAAATAGCTTATCAAACCGTGCGCCAATCTGTAGAATTGGGAATTAACCATCTAGAGACAGCAAGAGGATATGGACAGAGCGAACGATATTTGGGACTAGCCCTTCAACGCCAATTACCAGTCGATCGAGCGCGATTGTATATTACAACGAAACTGCCGCCGACACCCGATCGAGCGTTGATGGCACAGTGGATCGATGAATCTTTAGAACGGTTGCAAGTAGATTACATCGACTGTGTGGGCATCCACGGGATTAACACTCCCGAACATTTAGATTGGGTAGCAAATGGCAGCTATCCGGCGATTGCAGACGCGATCGAGTGTGGTAAGGTCAAACACGTCGGATTCTCGACGCATGGGAGCTTAGAGCTGATTTTAGCGGCGATCGAGACGCAATTATTTGAATTTATCAACCTGCATTACTATTACTTTTACCAACGACTGGCTCCCGCGATCGAGCTAGCGAGTAAATACGACATGGGGATATTTATCATTTCCCCTGCGGATAAAGGTGGCAAACTCTACACCCCGCCGTCAAATCTAGTAGATTTGTGTGCGCCATTAACCCCGTTAGCATTTAATTATCGCTGGCTGTTGGCTGACGATCGCATTACTACGCTCAGTCTGGGCGCGGCTACTCCTGACGAACTCTACCCGTCATTAGATATCGCCGATGCCAACTATCCACTGACGGCTGATGAAAGGGCAATTATCGATCGATTAGGTCGTCAATTACAGACTAGCTTAAATACCGATCTGTGCAGTCAATGTTATGCTTGTTTGCCTTGTCCCGCCCAGATTAATATCCCCGAAGTATTGAGGTTGCGAAATCTCGCAGTTGCTTATGAGATGAGCGATTACGCCAAATATCGCTATCAGATGTTTGAGAATGCCGGACATTGGTTTCCAGGCATGAAAGCCAATCGTTGCAATGAGTGTGGCGATTGCTTGCCCCGGTGTCCGCAAGAGTTGAATATTCCGCAACTATTAGCCGATGCGCACGAGAAGCTGCATACTCGTCAGGGTCGGAGATTGTGGGATTAG